The genomic interval CAGGTACTTTTATAGAAGAACTATTTTGTGCTACTGAAAGTTCAGAAAGTGGTGTAATTGCACTCCATAGAACACTATCATAGACATTAATATCTAAAGGTAATCCTTTATTTAAGCATCTAATTAATCTGTAAATCATCACAAAATCCATTCCGCCATGACCAACAGAGTTATCAGAAATTTGCTCTTTTAATTTCCCCCAAAGTGGGTGGTTGTATTTTTCTCTGTATTCGTTATATTTTTCTTTCTCTAACCAATTATGACCCCACCAAGCTAATTCTTCTTCATTAATATATAATTTTGATGGATAACCTTCATGCACTGCTTTTGTTCCAATAACCGTATTTAAACGATCATAAGGTCTTCCTGAATGGACATCAAATTGAAGCATAATCGTTTTACCTAATTTAGTTTTAATCATGGTTGTATTCATATCACCACATTTTACATTTTGAAATTGTGGTAAATTGGCTCTTTTTGCAGCATCACTCAAGCTTTTTTCACGAGAACTCATCGAAACAACATGATCAAAAGTATCTCCTCTTCCAATATCCATATACTGACTTATTGGCCCTAAGCCATGAGTGGTATAAAAATTACCATCTTTTTTTAGGTGATGTTTTATTCTCCATTGATCTTCATAATAGGTTTCATCCATTAAGTGTTTACGCAAATCATGAATATATGCACCTTCTGCATGTGTTAAATCTCCAAAAACACCTTGATTGATCATGTTTAATACCCATAATTCCTCATTATTAAAACAACAGTTTTCCATCATCATACAATGTTTCTGGGTTCTTTCCGCAGTTTCAACTAATTTCCAACAATCTTCTAAAGTATATCCAATCGGAACTTCAGAAGCTACATGCTTGCCTTTTTCCATTCCGTATAAAGCCATTGGTGTATGCATTTCCCATGGAGTAGCTATAATTAATAAATCAATGTCATCTCTATCTGCAACTTTTTTCCACTCATCTGGGTTTCCATAATATGCATCCGCAGTTTTACCATGTGTTTTTTGTAAATGTGCGTTTAATTTATCTGTTTTTTCTTTCCGTAAATCAGAAACAGCAACAATTTCTGCATTGTTGTTTTTGACTAACCAATCAAACATTTGTATGAGTGTATTCCCTCTATTTCCAGCGCCTAGAATTCCAACTCTTACTTTGTCAATTTTTGGAGCGGTTAATCCAAAGGCAGTTCCCTTAGCTGTTTTATTTAATAAAGCTGAT from Lutibacter sp. Hel_I_33_5 carries:
- a CDS encoding Gfo/Idh/MocA family protein, producing MNRKDFLSLSTKAAMFLGISTAISCKEETVEKTSALLNKTAKGTAFGLTAPKIDKVRVGILGAGNRGNTLIQMFDWLVKNNNAEIVAVSDLRKEKTDKLNAHLQKTHGKTADAYYGNPDEWKKVADRDDIDLLIIATPWEMHTPMALYGMEKGKHVASEVPIGYTLEDCWKLVETAERTQKHCMMMENCCFNNEELWVLNMINQGVFGDLTHAEGAYIHDLRKHLMDETYYEDQWRIKHHLKKDGNFYTTHGLGPISQYMDIGRGDTFDHVVSMSSREKSLSDAAKRANLPQFQNVKCGDMNTTMIKTKLGKTIMLQFDVHSGRPYDRLNTVIGTKAVHEGYPSKLYINEEELAWWGHNWLEKEKYNEYREKYNHPLWGKLKEQISDNSVGHGGMDFVMIYRLIRCLNKGLPLDINVYDSVLWSAITPLSELSVAQNSSSIKVPDFTGGTWKNKNKTEMLRDI